Genomic segment of Staphylococcus muscae:
GACAGATGAAGTGGTAAAGAGAGCAGTGCAAAATATTCAAAATAAATATCCTAAAAGTGAAGTAAAGGGCCATCATGGATTTGCATCTTTAGATGATACTGCCGTAGTAGATGAAATACGTGCATTTCAGCCCGACTTTATTTTTGTAGGGATGGGTTACCCGAAACAAGAACAATGGATTCAACAGCATCGCAATCATTTTGAACATACGTTAATGATGGGGGTAGGTGGATCGATTGATGTTTTCAGTGGTACAGTGAAACGTGCACCACGTATATGGCGTAAACTCAACTTAGAATGGCTTTATCGCATTTTAAAAGATGTGAAACGAATCAAGCGTTCTCACAGAATTCCTAAGTTTGTTTGGGCAGTTTTAAAGCAAAAAATGAAGAAGTAAGCATATTTATATCAATAATCAGAAAAACGCTGTGATAACGACAATGATTATCACAGCGTTGAATATTATTTAATGATAAAGCGATTTTCATCAAGTTGTTGTCTAAATGCTTTTTGTTCCTGTGCAGATTTCTTTTTGAAGTCTTTGAGAAATGTCTCATATTGCGGTAGTACTTCATCTACTGTTCCTACTGCTTTAAGGCGACCAGCTTCAATCCATGCAATTTTATTACAAAAATCTCGCACTTGACTAAGATTGTGACTAACGAAGAAAATAGTTTTTTCAGCTTCTTTAAATTCATATATTTTATTCAAGCTTTTTTGAGTGAATGTTTGGTCACCGACTGACAAAGCTTCGTCAATAACGAGAATTTCAGGGTCAACAGTCACACTAATAGAGAACCCAAGTTTAGCGCGCATTCCACTTGAATACTTTTTAACAGGTTGATAAATAAATTCACCAAGTTCACTAAATTCAACAATTTTAGGTGTGAGTTCTTTAATTTGTTTTTTATTAAATCCCATACACAACATTTTGAATTCAATATTTTCCATTCCAGTTAAGTTGCCATTGAGACCAGCATTAATCGCAATGACGTTCACTTCACCATTGCGTGTGATATTCCCTTTAGTTGCTGAAAGTGATCCACCAATAATATTGCTAAGCGTGGATTTTCCAGAACCATTAATCCCAACAAGTCCGATAACATCACCCGCATACGCATTGAATGTAATATCATTTAGTGCGTAAAATGTTTTATTTTTATTTTTAGGTAATAAAGCATCTTTGATACGTTCTTTGTTGTTGCGATAGATGCGGTATTCTTTTGTAACGTGATCAATTTTAACGGTTGGATTCATGTTTTACAGTCCTTACTTTAAAATTTATATAAAAATTCGTGGTTTTACTTTCACATCGTTATGTATATAGATTATAATATATTACTAAGTGGATATTCAATTTGTGAGTAAGTCAGACACTTTATTTTTAGAAAATATGGCTTATCCTATATAGTAATACTGTATTTAAGTAATCAAAAGTTTATAAAGGTAAAATTTCATTTCAGTTTGTGATAACTTATTGCACCAATTTTTTACATAAGAAATGTTTTTTTCAATATAAAGAATACATGACGATGCGATGTTTGTACAGTTGTTCAAACAATGTAAGACA
This window contains:
- the tarA gene encoding N-acetylglucosaminyldiphosphoundecaprenol N-acetyl-beta-D-mannosaminyltransferase TarA → MSTPSTKQPTSTYQPYKPGAQVNILGVPFDPVTMSDMKQVILTYSRTRTTHNLFIVTANPEIVHYAAETPSYNSLICNADYIIPDGTGVVKAAKLLGTPLPERVPGIEVMERCLEIAQQEGLRVFLLGATDEVVKRAVQNIQNKYPKSEVKGHHGFASLDDTAVVDEIRAFQPDFIFVGMGYPKQEQWIQQHRNHFEHTLMMGVGGSIDVFSGTVKRAPRIWRKLNLEWLYRILKDVKRIKRSHRIPKFVWAVLKQKMKK
- the tagH gene encoding teichoic acids export ABC transporter ATP-binding subunit TagH, coding for MNPTVKIDHVTKEYRIYRNNKERIKDALLPKNKNKTFYALNDITFNAYAGDVIGLVGINGSGKSTLSNIIGGSLSATKGNITRNGEVNVIAINAGLNGNLTGMENIEFKMLCMGFNKKQIKELTPKIVEFSELGEFIYQPVKKYSSGMRAKLGFSISVTVDPEILVIDEALSVGDQTFTQKSLNKIYEFKEAEKTIFFVSHNLSQVRDFCNKIAWIEAGRLKAVGTVDEVLPQYETFLKDFKKKSAQEQKAFRQQLDENRFIIK